Proteins encoded in a region of the Babesia bovis T2Bo chromosome 4 map unlocalized Chr4_2, whole genome shotgun sequence genome:
- a CDS encoding tetratricopeptide repeat (TPR) domain containing protein has translation MASVAINTRPYKGKSRLRGFPLPLVSTQNDENQGTASKALWISHEDVKNADLSVLKSIFNKEKAGIKQWVMLAIAFRNAGRVKYFEEIMAQMENQLNEANSNDEHNHKEMVYTEIAVHNHKLMEQSNETDEDYNQKVAIANFYTNIAKRNGYFSWYKAMGEYHLNKFIKTRVTDELKKSKEYLKTAMSLRPRNMLVVISYANTCVMENQVNTAAIFYARALLLCSYTKMLLKVRKQPAPNEMDMESIELEHVNQHLKHVEALLFCAMAACKFYDNELRAARTLVDKSLSIMKTPMALRLKGSIAINRIMDEPPEAEVDGTTSPQPSPRESVVALIRQWNDAFTNAYKLDSKSLISRLYLSDMLFRKGHIDECEAMLQEINFLVLPPDLLAEATYQQARCAHIKSNWTGALKLYNNVLQLRGDYLPARIQLIKSAIGAGNLSVAREHCEYINKQNNRTPDILRLVGLVYVASAAEILDTCRAKLCNAETKMMDIDCISAINSVQQDLSRLLDERLFKALNLLEESLAIDPQNQRTLSYLIFCLELLVTRGRENMLTKLREAYVTYFSLVKEDPCLEMKNNDAVIALEFRQFEEATDKLTALWNSIESIDNVPVITKMTVQYNLGRALEESGQIQKAHKIYSALTKEYPRYTDAWLRRSKLVFNRGNVKSAHKYLDELKLHHKKSLQPWIYKAYQLFSIGRYDETIEELRNMFRAVNTASFDAYANTLFACALIKRSAKGTFGPLPKDVIQYARAGLRRPCLSNFYAANCIAIFLAHAGKLKMAYECFGILLENTAINSHMRFIANRNMGLLCAATSIGNERRIERGSFDKMKGAKAQQHLQIAMANNKMDISTYIVYSRFLYDCQRYDECVQFIESARMLFPRDIKFIYNMVVSIDAMLCKHFRNSEKLASATEVAKMLVQAQFVNRMVAHLLKIHESYPKMSKSHLTQIATRIREKLIPHMEGALPQLEEAATERQVTKGKHLELQMSIQQAHETKRLQKELEQRRAEEAYTELSEQLLKEASEIASELMYNRMPATGQLDNR, from the exons ATGGCGAGCGTTGCCATAAATACAAGGCCATATAAAGGCAAATCCAGGCTACGTGGGTTCCCACTGCCTTTGGTATCTACCCAAAATGACGAAAACCAAGGAACAGCCTCAAAGGCACTATGGATATCACACGAAGATGTCAAAAATGCAGATCTAAGCGTACTGAAatcaatatttaataaGGAAAAGGCAGGAATTAAACAATGGGTAATGCTAGCAATAGCATTCCGAAATGCTGGAAGAGTAAAATATTTCGAGGAAATTATGGCACAAATGGAAAATCAGTTAAATGAAGCCAATAGCA ATGATGAACACAATCACAAAGAAATGGTTTACACAGAAATTGCCGTCCATAATCACAAGCTAATGGAGCAAAGCAACGAAACGGATGAAGATTATAATCAGAAAGTCGCAATAGCTAACTTCTATACGAATATTGCTAAAC GTAACGGGTATTTCTCCTGGTATAAGGCAATGGGCGAATATCACCTCAACAAATTCATTAAAACCAGAGTGACAGATGAGCTCAAGAAGTCTAAGGAGTATCTTAAAACTGCAATGTCCCTTAGACCAAGAAATATGTTAGTAGTTATATCCTATGCTAATACATGCGTAATGGAAAACCAAGTAAATACAGCCGCCATTTTCTACGCTCGTGCATTATTGCTGTGTAGCTACACAAAAATGCTACTGAAAGTAAGAAAACAGCCGGCCCCAAACGAAATGGATATGGAATCTATAGAACTCGAACATGTAAACCAGCACCTAAAACATGTAGAGGCACTTCTTTTCTGCGCCATGGCCGCCTGCAAGTTCTACGACAATGAACTTAGAGCAGCCAGGACACTAGTGGATAAATCACTCAGCATCATGAAGACACCAATGGCTTTACGATTAAAGGGCAGTATCGCAATTAACCGAATTATGGATGAACCACCAGAAGCTGAAGTAGATGGAACCACATCTCCACAGCCCTCACCAAGGGAATCGGTAGTAGCATTAATCCGTCAGTGGAATGATGCATTCACTAATGCATATAAACTCGATAGCAAGTCACTTATTAGCAGGCTGTATTTATCTGATATGCTATTCAGAAAGGGGCATATCGATGAATGTGAAGCTATGCTACAAGAAATAAATTtcctagtactaccaccagACCTTTTGGCAGAAGCCACTTATCAACAAGCTAGATGTGCCCATATTAAATCTAATTGGACAGGTGCATTAAAGCTCTATAATAACGTGCTACAACTGAGAGGGGATTACCTTCCAGCGAGAATACAACTCATCAAATCAGCCATAGGGGCAGGCAATCTATCAGTAGCCAGAGAACATTGTgagtatataaataaacaaaacaaCCGGACACCCGATATTCTGAGGTTGGTAGGATTGGTATACGTAGCGTCAGCAGCGGAAATATTGGATACTTGCAGGGCCAAATTGTGCAATGCAGAAACAAAGATGATGGATATAGATTGCATCAGTGCCATCAATAGTGTCCAACAAGATCTGTCGAGATTACTAGATGAAAGGCTGTTTAAAGCATTAAACCTTTTAGAAGAAAGTTTAGCAATAGATCCACAGAACCAACGAACTTTATCCTACCTTATCTTTTGTCTCGAGCTTCTTGTCACAAGGGGACGAGAAAACATGCTGACCAAACTCAGGGAGGCGTATGTCACATACTTTAGTCTAGTTAAAGAAGATCCATGTTTGGAAATGAAGAACAACGATGCAGTAATAGCGCTGGAATTTAGACAATTTGAAGAAGCAACAGATAAATTGACCGCTTTATGGAATTCAATAGAGTCTATAGATAATGTACCTGTAATAACAAAGATGACAGTTCAATACAACCTAGGACGGGCCCTAGAGGAATCGGGACAAATACAAAAGGCGCATAAAATCTATAGTGCCTTGACCAAGGAATACCCAAGATATACGGATGCTTGGCTAAGAAGAAGCAAGCTAGTATTCAATCGTGGAAATGTCAAAAGTGCACACAAATATCTCGACGAGCTTAAACTGCATCATAAAAAAAGTCTGCAACCATGGATCTATAAAGCATACCAGCTGTTTTCTATTGGACGTTATGATGAAACTATAGAAGAACTGAGGAATATGTTTCGAGCTGTCAATACAGCAAGCTTCGATGCATATGCAAATACGCTATTTGCATGTGCACTTATTAAACGCAGTGCCAAGGGAACTTTTGgccctttaccaaaagatGTAATACAGTATGCAAGAGCTGGATTACGGAGGCCTTGTCTGTCTAATTTTTATGCAGCAAACTGTATAGCAATTTTCCTGGCACATGCCGGCAAGCTCAAGATGGCATACGAGTGCTTCGGTATACTGCTTGAAAATACAGCAATTAACTCTCACATGAGATTTATAGCAAACCGAAATATGGGACTGCTCTGCGCAGCAACATCAATAGGTAACGAGCGCAGAATTGAACGTGGTAGCTTTGATAAAATGAAAGGGGCAAAAGCACAGCAACACTTGCAAATTGCCATGGCGAATaataaaatggatataagcACTTATATCGTGTACTCAAGGTTTCTATACGATTGTCAGCGTTATGATGAGTGCGTGCAATTCATAGAAAGCGCACGTATGCTCTTTCCTAGGGATATCAAGTTCATCTATAACATGGTGGTTTCAATAGACGCCATGCTTTGCAAGCACTTCAGGAACTCTGAAAAATTAGCTTCAGCTACAGAAGTAGCAAAAATGCTAGTACAGGCGCAATTTGTCAATCGTATGGTGGCACACCTACTGAAGATACACGAAAGCTATCCCAAAATGTCAAAGAGCCATCTAACTCAAATAGCTACACGAATCAGGGAAAAACTTATACCGCATATGGAAGGAGCACTGCCACAACTAGAGGAAGCTGCTACCGAAAGGCAAGTGACCAAGGGCAAGCACCTTGAACTACAAATGAGCATACAACAGGCTCATGAAACCAAGAGATTACAGAAGGAATTAGAGCAACGTCGCGCAGAGGAGGCATATACTGAACTCTCGGAGCAGCTACTTAAAGAAGCTTCAGAAATAGCATCGGAATTGATGTACAATAGGATGCCAGCCACAGGACAGCTTGATAATAGGTGA
- a CDS encoding NifU-like domain family protein — MIKLIFALLSVCCILEATYGFKQNGYNVPPRSGRLSRIKASDSSTLRDINATSVEDALDLVRPQIAAEGGQVSLEGINDHEILIKMHGKCKNCAYRMKTVKSVIEATLIKFLKSEVGKQITVKVVDD, encoded by the exons ATGATTAAACTAATTTTTGCATTGTTGTCCGTTTGTTGCATTCTAGAAGCTACATATGGCTTCAAACAGAATGGGTATAATGTACCTCCCAGGAGTGGAAGGCTTTCCAGAATCAAAGCATCAGATAGCAGTACCTTGCGGGATATTAATGCCACTTCAGTAGAGGATGCCCTAGATCTTGTAAGACCACAGATTGCTGCAGAAGGAGGGCAAGTGTCGTTAGAAGGGATCAATGATCATGAAATACTCATTAAG ATGCACGGTAAGTGCAAAAATTGCGCATATCGCATGAAAACTGTTAAAAGTGTAATAGAAGCAACACTAATTAAGTTCCTAAAGTCTGAAGTGGGAAAGCAAATTACAGTCAAAGTTGTAGATGACTAA